In the genome of Staphylococcus durrellii, one region contains:
- a CDS encoding CTP synthase: protein MTKFIFVTGGVVSSLGKGITAASLGRLLKDRGLKVTIQKFDPYLNVDPGTMSPYQHGEVFVTDDGAETDLDLGHYERFIDINLNKYSNVTAGKVYSHVLKKERRGDYLGGTVQVIPHITNEIKERLLLAGESTNADVVITEIGGTTGDIESLPFIEAIRQIRSDLGRENVMYVHCTLLPYIKAAGEMKTKPTQHSVKELRGLGIQPDLIVVRSEYEMTQDLKDKVALFCDIDKANVIECRDADSLYEIPLQLSKQDMDDIVIERLQLNPKYETQLDEWQYLLDTVNSLDGNITIGLVGKYVSLQDAYLSVVESLKHAGYPFKKDVVVKWIDSSEVTDENVSEYLADVDGILVPGGFGFRASEGKISAIKYARENNVPYFGICLGMQLATVEFARHVIGLDGAHSAELDPNTPYPIIDLLPEQKDIEDLGGTLRLGLYPCRIQPNTLAQRIYNSTDIEERHRHRYEFNNDYRQQLEDNGMVFSGTSPDGRLIEMVEIPSNDFFVACQFHPEFLSRPNRPQPIFKAFIEAALKQSQK from the coding sequence ATGACAAAATTTATTTTTGTAACCGGTGGTGTAGTTTCCTCACTTGGTAAAGGTATTACGGCAGCTTCTTTAGGTAGATTATTAAAGGATCGTGGATTGAAAGTAACAATTCAAAAATTTGATCCATATTTAAACGTAGATCCAGGTACAATGAGTCCATATCAACATGGGGAAGTATTTGTTACTGATGATGGTGCAGAAACGGATCTTGATTTAGGTCACTATGAAAGATTTATTGATATTAATTTGAATAAATATTCAAATGTTACGGCTGGTAAAGTATATTCACACGTTCTTAAGAAAGAGCGACGTGGAGATTATTTAGGTGGTACGGTACAAGTTATACCTCATATAACAAATGAAATTAAAGAACGTTTATTATTAGCCGGTGAAAGTACCAATGCCGACGTAGTCATTACTGAAATAGGCGGTACGACTGGTGATATTGAATCTTTACCATTTATTGAAGCAATTAGACAAATTAGAAGTGATTTAGGTAGAGAAAATGTGATGTATGTACACTGCACATTATTACCTTATATTAAAGCGGCTGGTGAAATGAAAACTAAACCCACACAACATAGTGTGAAAGAATTACGTGGTTTAGGTATTCAACCAGATCTAATTGTTGTAAGAAGTGAATATGAAATGACTCAAGATTTAAAAGATAAAGTAGCACTGTTCTGTGATATTGATAAAGCCAATGTGATTGAATGTCGTGATGCAGATTCATTATATGAAATTCCATTACAATTAAGTAAACAAGATATGGATGATATTGTTATTGAACGTTTACAATTAAATCCTAAATATGAAACTCAATTAGATGAGTGGCAATATTTGCTTGATACGGTTAATAGTCTAGATGGCAATATTACTATAGGTCTAGTTGGGAAATATGTGAGCTTACAAGACGCTTATTTATCAGTAGTTGAATCATTGAAACATGCTGGTTATCCATTTAAAAAGGACGTAGTTGTGAAATGGATTGATTCAAGTGAGGTTACTGATGAAAATGTAAGTGAATATTTAGCAGATGTAGATGGCATCTTAGTTCCAGGCGGATTTGGTTTCCGTGCTAGTGAAGGTAAAATCTCTGCAATCAAATACGCTAGAGAAAATAATGTGCCATACTTTGGTATTTGTTTGGGCATGCAGTTAGCAACAGTCGAATTTGCTCGTCATGTTATCGGTTTGGACGGTGCTCACTCAGCAGAATTAGATCCTAACACGCCATACCCAATTATCGACTTGTTACCTGAACAAAAAGATATCGAAGATTTAGGTGGGACGTTACGTTTAGGTTTATATCCATGTCGAATTCAACCAAATACGTTAGCACAAAGAATTTATAATTCAACTGATATAGAAGAAAGACATCGTCATCGTTATGAATTTAACAACGATTATCGTCAGCAACTTGAAGATAATGGCATGGTATTTTCTGGAACTAGTCCAGATGGTAGATTAATTGAGATGGTGGAAATACCATCTAATGATTTCTTTGTTGCTTGTCAATTCCACCCAGAATTTTTATCAAGACCCAACCGTCCTCAACCTATATTCAAAGCGTTTATAGAGGCAGCACTAAAACAAAGTCAAAAATAA
- a CDS encoding DUF2529 family protein: MSKILNTQLNGIFNRLEDQSLDIQMAAQCIIQAIGGEGTVYIKGYDDLKFFESFIVNSSEKLESSTIMTQSISETSIDTTDRVLLFAPFYNKDVKSDVEALIELDADFVLITNKPKETHFPDHLFHFINLNTSRPIVYTEDYDKIIAPHSMSFNYIYYEIYTQMIEMSRDLEL, from the coding sequence ATGTCTAAAATATTAAACACACAATTAAACGGTATTTTTAATAGATTAGAAGACCAATCTTTAGATATACAAATGGCTGCTCAATGCATCATCCAAGCTATCGGTGGCGAAGGTACTGTATATATAAAAGGGTACGACGATTTAAAGTTTTTCGAATCATTTATCGTCAATAGTTCTGAAAAATTGGAATCAAGTACTATTATGACTCAATCAATTTCTGAAACTTCAATAGATACAACTGATAGAGTACTTTTATTTGCACCCTTCTATAATAAGGACGTTAAAAGCGATGTTGAAGCTTTAATTGAATTAGATGCAGATTTTGTTCTAATTACCAACAAACCGAAAGAAACACATTTTCCAGATCACCTATTCCATTTTATTAACTTAAATACATCTAGACCTATTGTTTATACAGAAGATTACGATAAAATCATTGCACCTCATAGCATGTCATTTAATTATATTTATTATGAAATTTACACTCAGATGATTGAAATGTCGCGAGACTTAGAACTATAA
- the fdaB gene encoding class IIb fructose-bisphosphate aldolase FdaB, giving the protein MPLVSMKEMLIDAKENGYAVGQYNLNNLEFTQAILQASQEENAPVILGVSEGAARYMGGFYTVVKMVEGLLNDFNITIPVAIHLDHGSSFEKCKEAIDAGFTSVMIDASHSPFEENIEITSKVVEYAHENGVSVEAELGTVGGQEDDVVAEGVIYADPKECQELVERTGIDTLAPALGSVHGPYKGEPKLGFKEMEEIGASTGLPLVLHGGTGIPTKDIQKAIPYGTAKINVNTENQIASAQAVRDVLNADQDVYDPRKYLGPAREAIKETVKGKIREFGTSNQAK; this is encoded by the coding sequence ATGCCTTTAGTTTCAATGAAAGAAATGTTAATCGATGCAAAAGAAAATGGTTATGCAGTTGGTCAATACAACTTAAATAACTTAGAATTTACTCAAGCTATACTACAAGCTTCTCAAGAAGAGAACGCACCAGTAATTTTAGGTGTATCTGAAGGTGCTGCTCGTTACATGGGTGGATTTTACACAGTAGTGAAAATGGTAGAGGGACTATTGAATGATTTTAATATTACAATTCCTGTAGCTATCCACTTAGACCACGGTTCAAGCTTTGAAAAATGTAAAGAAGCAATTGATGCTGGATTTACTTCAGTAATGATTGACGCTTCTCATTCTCCATTCGAAGAAAATATTGAAATTACTTCAAAAGTAGTTGAATACGCTCACGAGAATGGTGTTTCAGTTGAAGCTGAATTAGGTACTGTTGGCGGACAAGAAGATGACGTTGTAGCTGAAGGCGTTATTTATGCAGACCCTAAAGAATGTCAAGAATTAGTAGAAAGAACTGGAATTGATACATTAGCTCCTGCTCTTGGTTCAGTACATGGACCATACAAAGGTGAACCAAAACTAGGTTTCAAAGAAATGGAAGAAATTGGTGCTTCTACTGGATTACCATTGGTATTACATGGTGGTACAGGTATACCAACAAAAGACATTCAAAAAGCAATTCCTTATGGTACTGCTAAGATCAATGTAAATACTGAAAACCAAATTGCTTCTGCACAAGCTGTTCGTGATGTATTAAATGCAGACCAAGACGTTTATGATCCACGTAAATATTTAGGACCTGCTCGTGAAGCGATTAAAGAAACAGTTAAAGGTAAGATTAGAGAGTTTGGAACTTCAAACCAAGCTAAATAA
- a CDS encoding UDP-N-acetylglucosamine 1-carboxyvinyltransferase: MAQEVIKIRGGQTLKGTVNNHGAKNSAVAIIPAAILAEDKVTINGLPEISDVETLVSLLGDLNINTELEGSTLKVDPTEIKNTPLPNNKVESLRASYYMMGAMLGRFKKCVIGLPGGCPLGPRPIDQHIKGFKALGAEIDESSETSMQLVADKLVGANIFLDVVSVGATINIMLAAVRAEGQTIIENAAKEPEVVDVSSFLSSLGANIKGAGTSTIKIMGVPHLQGSNHQVIPDRIEAGTYMCIAAACGEEVKINNIIPTHLEPLAVKMKELGVDITMEDDSVLIKRKPTYKSVDIKTLVYPGFATDLQQPITPLLFLTEGVSFLTETIYPARFKHVEELQKMDADIYVDNGTATIKPSRLKGAEVYASDLRAGACLIVAGLLAEGITTIYNVKHIYRGYTNIVKTLSTLGADIWTEEI, encoded by the coding sequence ATGGCTCAAGAAGTAATTAAAATTAGAGGTGGACAAACACTTAAAGGTACAGTGAACAATCATGGCGCCAAAAATAGTGCGGTTGCTATTATTCCCGCCGCAATTTTAGCCGAAGATAAAGTGACGATAAATGGTTTACCGGAAATATCTGATGTAGAAACACTAGTAAGTTTATTAGGCGATTTAAATATTAATACTGAGCTTGAAGGTTCAACGCTTAAAGTTGATCCTACTGAGATTAAAAATACACCTTTACCTAATAATAAAGTTGAATCTTTGAGAGCTTCTTATTATATGATGGGAGCAATGTTAGGAAGATTTAAAAAATGTGTTATTGGTTTGCCGGGAGGTTGCCCATTAGGACCTAGACCTATTGACCAACATATTAAAGGTTTTAAAGCATTAGGGGCAGAAATAGATGAATCTAGCGAAACTTCGATGCAATTAGTAGCAGACAAATTAGTCGGTGCAAATATTTTCTTAGACGTAGTAAGTGTTGGTGCCACAATTAATATTATGTTAGCGGCAGTACGTGCTGAAGGGCAAACGATAATCGAAAATGCAGCTAAAGAACCTGAAGTAGTGGATGTATCTTCATTCTTATCATCACTAGGTGCTAATATAAAAGGTGCTGGTACGAGCACGATTAAAATAATGGGAGTACCTCATTTACAAGGTTCAAATCATCAAGTAATACCAGATAGAATTGAAGCGGGAACATATATGTGTATTGCTGCTGCTTGTGGCGAGGAAGTGAAAATTAATAATATAATTCCAACGCATTTAGAACCTCTAGCAGTAAAAATGAAAGAACTAGGTGTTGATATAACGATGGAAGACGATAGCGTACTTATTAAACGTAAACCTACATATAAAAGTGTGGATATCAAAACGCTTGTTTATCCAGGTTTTGCAACAGACTTACAGCAACCAATAACACCGCTATTATTTTTAACTGAAGGTGTTTCTTTTTTAACGGAAACAATTTATCCAGCTCGCTTTAAACACGTTGAAGAATTACAAAAAATGGATGCAGATATATATGTTGATAATGGTACGGCAACGATTAAGCCATCAAGATTAAAAGGTGCAGAAGTTTACGCAAGTGATTTAAGAGCCGGTGCATGTTTAATTGTTGCAGGGCTTTTAGCAGAAGGAATAACAACGATTTATAATGTAAAACATATTTATAGAGGTTACACAAATATCGTTAAGACATTATCAACATTGGGCGCAGATATTTGGACTGAAGAAATTTAA
- a CDS encoding winged helix-turn-helix transcriptional regulator, translating into MEICPYLEETFKIVGRSWNGLIINYLSRCSNQSAHFSDMKRDLKTITPRALSIKLTDLSDWGLVEKKIVSTSPVNIVYELTDKGYALAQALVPMEKWAQDYIELEKMQ; encoded by the coding sequence ATGGAGATTTGTCCTTATCTTGAAGAAACTTTTAAAATTGTCGGTAGAAGTTGGAATGGACTAATCATTAATTATTTATCTAGATGTTCAAACCAATCAGCACACTTTTCCGATATGAAAAGAGATTTGAAGACTATAACGCCTCGAGCATTAAGTATAAAGTTAACTGATTTAAGTGATTGGGGGCTCGTCGAAAAGAAAATAGTATCAACTAGCCCGGTAAATATCGTATATGAGTTAACGGATAAAGGTTATGCACTTGCTCAAGCATTAGTACCTATGGAAAAGTGGGCACAGGATTATATCGAACTAGAAAAAATGCAATAA
- a CDS encoding aldehyde dehydrogenase family protein, translating into MRNFTKQYINGEWVDSASGETIEVVNPATEEVIGSIAKGNKEDVDKAVEAAENVYIDFRHSPVKERRDLLDKIVQEYKNRKDDIVAAIRDELGSPVTNAEKVHYQMGLDHFEAARDALDNFEFEERRGDDLVVKEAIGVAGLITPWNFPTNQTSLKLAAAFAAGSPVVLKPSEETPFAAIILAEIFDKVGVPKGVFNLVNGDGEGVGNPISEHPSIRIVSFTGSGGTGSKIMEKAAQDFKKVSLELGGKSPYIILEDADIDEAADAAVKKVIGNTGQVCTAGTRTLVPESIKADFLTAVKDKMSQIKVGDPTAAETEMGPIISKKQFDQVQSYIDKGIEEGAELFFGGPGKPEGLEKGYFARPTVFNNVDNKMTIAQEEIFGPVMSIISYNNLDEAIKIANDTKYGLASYIFGKDKEQLEKVARSLEAGTVEINEAGRKPDLPFGGYKQSGIGREWGDYGIEEFLEVKSIAGFYN; encoded by the coding sequence ATGAGAAACTTCACTAAGCAATATATAAATGGTGAATGGGTAGACAGCGCGAGCGGTGAAACAATTGAAGTTGTTAACCCTGCAACTGAAGAAGTTATCGGTTCAATTGCAAAAGGTAATAAAGAAGACGTTGACAAAGCAGTAGAAGCTGCTGAAAATGTATATATTGACTTCAGACACAGTCCAGTAAAAGAAAGACGCGATCTTTTAGATAAAATCGTACAAGAATATAAAAATAGAAAAGATGATATTGTTGCTGCAATTAGAGACGAATTAGGTTCTCCAGTAACAAATGCTGAAAAAGTACACTATCAAATGGGCTTAGATCATTTTGAAGCTGCGCGTGATGCGCTTGATAATTTTGAATTCGAAGAAAGACGTGGCGATGATTTAGTAGTTAAAGAAGCGATTGGTGTTGCAGGTTTAATTACACCATGGAACTTTCCAACTAACCAAACATCATTAAAATTAGCTGCTGCATTTGCTGCAGGTAGCCCAGTAGTATTAAAACCATCTGAAGAAACTCCATTTGCTGCTATTATTTTAGCTGAAATATTTGATAAAGTAGGCGTACCTAAAGGTGTATTCAACCTTGTAAATGGTGATGGTGAAGGTGTGGGTAATCCAATTAGTGAACATCCAAGTATTAGAATCGTATCATTTACTGGTTCGGGCGGAACTGGTTCTAAAATTATGGAAAAAGCGGCGCAAGATTTCAAAAAAGTATCACTTGAATTAGGTGGTAAGTCACCATATATTATTTTAGAAGATGCTGATATCGATGAAGCTGCAGACGCAGCTGTTAAGAAAGTTATCGGTAACACAGGGCAAGTTTGTACAGCTGGTACAAGAACATTGGTTCCGGAAAGTATTAAAGCAGACTTCTTAACGGCTGTTAAAGATAAAATGAGCCAAATTAAAGTTGGGGATCCAACCGCTGCTGAAACTGAAATGGGTCCAATTATTAGTAAAAAACAATTCGACCAAGTTCAATCATATATAGATAAAGGTATTGAAGAAGGTGCTGAATTATTCTTCGGTGGCCCTGGTAAACCAGAAGGCTTAGAAAAAGGGTATTTTGCTAGACCAACTGTATTTAACAATGTTGATAACAAAATGACAATCGCCCAAGAAGAAATTTTTGGCCCAGTAATGTCAATTATTAGTTACAATAATTTAGATGAAGCAATTAAAATTGCTAACGATACTAAATATGGTCTTGCAAGCTATATCTTTGGTAAAGATAAAGAGCAATTAGAAAAAGTTGCACGTTCTCTCGAAGCTGGAACAGTTGAAATTAACGAAGCAGGCCGTAAACCGGACCTACCATTTGGTGGCTACAAACAATCAGGTATTGGTCGTGAATGGGGCGACTATGGTATTGAAGAATTCTTAGAAGTTAAATCTATTGCAGGTTTTTATAACTAA
- the rho gene encoding transcription termination factor Rho: MPDKVRTSPQYESFHELYKNYTTKELTQKAKSLKLTNYSKLNKKELVLAIMEAQMEKDGNYYMEGVLDDIQQDGYGFLRTVNYSKGEKDIYISASQIRRFEIKRGDKVTGKVRKPKDNEKYYGLLQVDFVNDENAEEVKKRPHFQALTPLYPEERVVLETEKTKYSTRIMDLITPIGLGQRGLIVAPPKAGKTSLLKEIANAIAVNKPDAELFILLVGERPEEVTDIERSVESAEVVHSTFDEPPQHHVKVAELLLERAKRLVEIGKDVIILMDSITRLARAYNLVIPPSGRTLSGGLDPASLHKPKAFFGAARNIEAGGSLTILATTLVDTGSRMDDMIYEEFKGTGNMELHLDRKLAERRIFPAIDIARSSTRKEELLISPKELESLWQLRNMFSDSLDFTERFIRKLKRTDNNHEFFVQLQQSAKESTKTGKPII, from the coding sequence ATGCCTGACAAAGTACGTACATCACCTCAGTACGAGTCATTCCACGAATTATATAAAAATTACACTACCAAAGAGCTCACTCAAAAAGCAAAATCCTTAAAATTAACAAACTATAGTAAATTAAATAAAAAAGAACTTGTGTTAGCGATTATGGAAGCACAAATGGAAAAAGACGGTAATTACTATATGGAAGGAGTACTAGATGACATCCAACAGGATGGTTATGGTTTCCTAAGAACTGTTAATTACTCAAAAGGTGAAAAAGATATTTATATATCTGCGAGTCAAATACGACGATTTGAAATAAAACGCGGAGATAAAGTTACAGGTAAGGTTAGAAAACCAAAAGACAATGAAAAGTATTATGGTTTACTACAAGTTGACTTTGTAAATGATGAAAATGCGGAAGAAGTAAAAAAAAGACCTCACTTCCAGGCATTAACCCCTTTATATCCTGAAGAACGTGTAGTTTTAGAAACTGAAAAAACTAAATATTCTACGAGAATAATGGATTTAATTACACCTATTGGTTTAGGCCAACGTGGGTTAATTGTTGCACCACCAAAGGCTGGTAAAACTTCATTACTTAAAGAAATTGCAAATGCTATAGCAGTTAATAAGCCAGATGCAGAATTGTTCATACTACTTGTCGGCGAGAGACCTGAAGAGGTTACAGATATCGAACGTTCCGTTGAATCTGCTGAAGTTGTCCATTCTACATTCGATGAGCCACCACAACACCATGTGAAAGTTGCGGAATTATTGTTAGAACGTGCTAAGAGACTAGTTGAAATTGGGAAAGATGTCATTATTTTGATGGATTCCATTACCAGATTAGCGCGTGCATACAACTTAGTCATACCACCAAGTGGACGAACTTTATCTGGTGGTTTAGATCCGGCTTCATTACACAAGCCCAAAGCATTTTTTGGTGCAGCGCGAAATATTGAAGCAGGCGGAAGTTTAACAATTTTAGCTACTACCCTTGTTGATACAGGTTCTCGTATGGATGATATGATATATGAAGAATTTAAAGGTACAGGTAATATGGAGCTTCACTTAGATCGCAAATTAGCTGAACGTCGTATTTTTCCTGCGATAGATATAGCTCGAAGCTCTACAAGAAAAGAGGAATTATTAATTTCGCCAAAAGAATTAGAATCGTTATGGCAATTACGTAATATGTTTAGTGATTCATTAGACTTTACTGAAAGATTTATACGTAAATTGAAACGTACTGATAATAATCATGAATTCTTTGTACAATTACAGCAATCTGCAAAAGAAAGTACCAAGACGGGGAAACCTATTATTTAA
- a CDS encoding type B 50S ribosomal protein L31, producing MKQNTHPEYHKVIFLDTTTDFKFLSGSTKSSSETMEWEDGNEYPVIRLDVSSDSHPFYTGRQKFAAADGRVERFNKKFGYKSSNE from the coding sequence ATGAAACAAAATACTCATCCTGAGTACCACAAAGTTATCTTTTTAGATACTACAACAGACTTTAAATTCTTAAGTGGTTCTACAAAATCATCATCAGAAACTATGGAGTGGGAAGATGGAAATGAATACCCAGTTATTCGTTTAGACGTATCTTCTGATTCACATCCATTCTACACAGGACGTCAAAAATTCGCTGCTGCGGATGGACGTGTGGAACGTTTCAACAAGAAATTCGGTTACAAATCAAGCAACGAATAA
- a CDS encoding thymidine kinase, which produces MYETYHSGWIECITGSMFSGKSEELIRRLRRGLYAKQKVVVFKPAIDDRYHKDKIVSHNGNAIEAFNISTASEILRHDLTDVGIIGIDEVQFFEDEVVKIAEQLASQGHRVITAGLDMDFRGKPFKPIPELLSVSEIVTKLQAVCAVCGASSSRTQRLIDGNPAKIDDPIILVGANESYEPRCRAHHVVAPSNNDKEEL; this is translated from the coding sequence ATGTATGAAACTTATCATTCTGGTTGGATAGAATGTATCACTGGAAGTATGTTTAGTGGTAAATCAGAGGAATTAATACGACGTTTACGTAGAGGTTTATATGCTAAACAAAAGGTTGTAGTTTTTAAACCTGCTATAGACGATCGATATCATAAAGATAAAATAGTCTCTCATAATGGGAATGCAATAGAGGCATTTAATATTTCGACAGCTTCCGAAATATTAAGACATGATTTGACAGACGTAGGCATCATAGGCATTGACGAAGTGCAATTTTTTGAAGATGAAGTAGTGAAAATTGCGGAACAACTTGCGTCTCAAGGGCATAGAGTTATAACTGCTGGCCTAGACATGGATTTTAGAGGAAAACCATTTAAGCCTATTCCAGAATTATTGTCTGTTAGTGAAATTGTTACTAAATTACAAGCTGTATGTGCTGTTTGTGGTGCTTCTTCTAGTCGTACGCAAAGACTTATTGATGGTAACCCTGCTAAAATAGATGATCCAATAATATTAGTAGGTGCAAATGAAAGTTATGAGCCTAGATGTAGAGCTCACCATGTGGTGGCCCCAAGCAATAATGATAAGGAGGAACTATAG
- the prfA gene encoding peptide chain release factor 1 has protein sequence MFDQLDIVEERYEQLNELLSDPDVVNDSSKLRAYSKEQAELQKTVEVYRDYKQVNEDIGEIETMLNDTKDKDEIEMLKEELQSSKERIPQLEEELKFLLIPKDPNDDKNVILEIRAAAGGDEAAIFAGDLFRMYSRYSETLGYKTDVVEMNDSDHGGYKEISVMIQGQGAYSKLKYENGAHRVQRVPETESGGRIHTSTATVAVLPEAEDVEIEIRNEDIKIDTYRSSGAGGQHVNTTDSAVRITHLPTGTVVTSQDEKSQIKNREKAMKVLKARVYDMKVQEEEAKYASERKSAVGTGDRSERIRTYNYPQNRVTDHRIGLTIQKLDQVMEGKLDEIIDALTMSEQTEKLKELNNGEI, from the coding sequence GTGTTTGATCAATTAGATATAGTAGAAGAACGATACGAACAACTTAATGAATTGTTAAGTGACCCAGATGTTGTAAATGATTCATCAAAATTAAGAGCTTATTCCAAAGAGCAAGCGGAATTACAAAAAACTGTAGAAGTTTATCGTGATTATAAACAAGTAAATGAAGACATTGGTGAAATTGAAACAATGTTAAATGATACAAAAGATAAAGATGAGATTGAAATGTTAAAAGAAGAATTACAAAGTTCGAAAGAAAGAATTCCTCAATTAGAAGAAGAATTGAAATTTTTACTTATACCTAAAGACCCTAATGATGATAAAAACGTTATATTAGAAATCAGAGCTGCTGCAGGTGGGGATGAAGCTGCTATTTTCGCTGGTGATTTATTTAGAATGTATTCTAGATACAGTGAAACATTGGGATACAAAACGGACGTTGTAGAAATGAATGATAGCGACCACGGTGGTTATAAAGAAATAAGTGTTATGATCCAAGGGCAGGGTGCATATTCAAAATTAAAATATGAAAATGGTGCACACCGAGTTCAACGAGTACCTGAAACTGAATCAGGTGGACGTATTCACACATCTACTGCAACTGTTGCCGTACTACCAGAAGCAGAAGATGTAGAAATAGAAATACGTAATGAAGATATTAAAATTGATACTTATCGTTCAAGTGGCGCAGGTGGCCAGCACGTCAATACTACTGACTCTGCGGTACGAATAACACACTTGCCTACAGGCACAGTAGTGACATCACAAGATGAAAAATCTCAAATTAAAAACCGAGAGAAAGCGATGAAAGTATTAAAAGCGCGTGTTTACGATATGAAAGTACAAGAAGAAGAAGCAAAATATGCTTCAGAACGTAAGTCTGCAGTTGGTACAGGAGATCGTTCAGAAAGAATAAGAACATATAACTATCCTCAAAACAGAGTCACTGATCACCGCATTGGTTTAACAATACAGAAATTAGACCAAGTTATGGAAGGTAAGTTAGATGAAATTATTGACGCGCTAACTATGTCAGAGCAAACCGAAAAATTGAAAGAACTTAATAATGGTGAAATTTAA
- the prmC gene encoding peptide chain release factor N(5)-glutamine methyltransferase gives MVKFNEFIADAKAKCESKHLDVSSVDWLIMDLFGWNRTEMIMKYNEEPTIAQRSIMKDAFNRLYKGEPIQYIVGFQSFYGETFRVNKHCLIPRPETEEVMLHFLNELNDNDKIVDIGTGSGNIPVMLKKLNKSLDVYATDISYEALKVAKSNAHKHRADVKFLHGDALAPLIERQITVNGLISNPPYIDRKDVNIMTSSVVRYEPDSALFAEDNGLAIYKSILEDLPLVLNKNAKVVFEIGFDQGETLKSMIKAMYSNIDVKVFKDINNNDRIISFNW, from the coding sequence ATGGTGAAATTTAATGAGTTTATAGCTGATGCTAAAGCGAAATGTGAGTCTAAGCATTTAGATGTTTCAAGCGTAGATTGGTTAATAATGGATTTATTCGGTTGGAATCGTACTGAAATGATTATGAAATATAATGAAGAGCCTACGATTGCGCAACGAAGTATAATGAAAGATGCCTTTAACCGCTTATATAAGGGTGAACCAATACAGTATATTGTTGGCTTTCAAAGCTTTTATGGTGAAACATTTAGAGTGAATAAACATTGTCTAATACCCAGACCTGAAACTGAAGAAGTCATGTTGCATTTTTTAAACGAATTAAATGACAATGACAAAATCGTTGATATTGGCACAGGTAGTGGCAATATTCCAGTTATGCTGAAAAAGTTAAATAAATCGTTAGATGTTTATGCTACCGATATTAGTTATGAAGCTTTAAAAGTAGCTAAAAGTAATGCGCATAAACATCGCGCCGATGTTAAATTTTTACATGGGGATGCTTTAGCCCCATTAATTGAACGACAAATTACCGTAAATGGATTAATTTCTAATCCACCTTACATTGATAGAAAAGATGTTAATATCATGACTTCATCCGTAGTTAGATACGAGCCGGATAGTGCGTTGTTTGCTGAAGATAATGGCTTAGCAATATACAAATCGATTTTAGAAGATTTACCTTTAGTATTAAATAAGAATGCTAAAGTAGTATTTGAAATAGGTTTTGATCAAGGAGAAACACTAAAAAGTATGATTAAAGCAATGTATTCAAATATAGACGTTAAAGTTTTTAAAGATATAAATAATAATGATAGGATCATTTCATTTAATTGGTAA